One genomic segment of Suricata suricatta isolate VVHF042 chromosome 16, meerkat_22Aug2017_6uvM2_HiC, whole genome shotgun sequence includes these proteins:
- the ASPDH gene encoding putative L-aspartate dehydrogenase isoform X2, with amino-acid sequence MASDGVPRKVGVVGYGRLGQSLVSHLLTQGPELGLELVFVWNRDPGRMAGSVPPSLQLQNLAALRERHPDLVVEVAHPQIIQKSGAQILRYANLLVGSPSALADQATEQRLQSLRVTMATHPDGFRLEGPLAAVLSTGHRTVLYEGPVRGLCPFAPRNSNTMAAAALAAPSLGFDRVVGVLVADLSLTDRHVVDVELSGPPGPTGRSFAVHTHRENPAEPGAVTGSATVTAFWRSLLGCCQLPSRPGIHLC; translated from the exons ATGGCTTCTGACGGGGTCCCAAGGAAGGTCGGGGTGGTGGGGTACGGCCGCCTTG gacagTCCCTAGTTTCTCACCTGCTGACTCAGGGACCAGAACTGGGCCTCGAACTTGTTTTTGTCTGGAATCGTGACCCAGGACGGATGGCGGGGAGCGTGCCCCCCTCCCTGCAGCTCCAGAACCTCGCTGCCCTCAGGGAGAG gcaCCCCGACCTTGTAGTGGAAGTGGCCCATCCCCAAATAATCCAGAAATCGGGGGCACAAATCCTGCGCTACGCCAATCTCCTG GTGGGGTCTCCGTCAGCCCTAGCGGACCAGGCCACAGAGCAGCGGC TCCAGAGTCTTCGTGTCACCATGGCCACGCACCCCGATGGCTTCCGGCTTGAGGGACCGCTGGCTGCAGTGCTCAGCACTGGGCATCGCACTGTGCTCTATGAAGGGCCTGTCCGCGGGCTCTGCCCCTTTGCTCCCCGCAACTCCAATACCATGGCGGCCGCTGCCCTGGCTGCCCCCAGCCTGGGCTTTGACCGCGTGGTTGGAGTGCTTGTGGCTGACCTCAG CCTCACAGACAGGCATGTGGTGGACGTGGAGCTGAGCGGCCCCCCGGGCCCCACAGGACGAAGCTTCGCTGTGCACACCCACAGGGAGAACCCCGCAGAGCCAGGAGCCGTCACGGGCTCAGCCACTGTTACCGCCTTCTGGCGCAGCCTCCTCG GCTGCTGCCAACTCCCTTCCAGGCCAGGGATCCATCTCTGCTGA
- the LRRC4B gene encoding leucine-rich repeat-containing protein 4B, with protein sequence MACARSSPCPPLPPGRMSWPHGALLFLWLFSPPLGAGGGGVAMTLAAGGGSPPATSCPAACSCSNQASRVICTRRELAEVPASIPVNTRYLNLQENGIQVIRTDTFKHLRHLEILQLSKNLVRKIEVGAFNGLPSLNTLELFDNRLTTVPTQAFEYLSKLRELWLRNNPIESIPSYAFNRVPSLRRLDLGELKRLEYISEAAFEGLVNLRYLNLGMCNLKDIPNLTALVRLEELELSGNRLDLIRPGSFQGLTSLRKLWLMHAQVATIERNAFDDLKSLEELNLSHNNLMSLPHDLFTPLHRLERVHLNHNPWHCNCDVLWLSWWLKETVPSNTTCCARCHAPAGLKGRYIGELDQSHFTCYAPVIVEPPTDLNVTEGMAAELKCRTGTSMTSVNWLTPNGTLMTHGSYRVRISVLHDGTLNFTNVTVQDTGQYTCMVTNSAGNTTASATLNVSAVDPVAAGGGGGGGHLALPALERDHLNHHHYVTAAFKAHYGSSPSGGGCGQGPPGLNSIHEPLLFKSGSKENVQETQI encoded by the exons ATGGCGTGCGCCCGCAGCTCCCCGTGCCCCCCACTGCCGCCCGGTAGGATGTCCTGGCCCCATGGGGCCCTGCTCTTCCTCTggctcttctccccacccctgggggCCGGCGGGGGCGGCGTGGCCATGACCCTGGCCGCCGGAGGGGGCTCCCCGCCGGCCACCTCCTGCCCCGCGGCCTGCTCCTGCAGCAACCAGGCCAGCCGGGTGATCTGCACGCGGAGAGAGCTGGCCGAGGTCCCCGCCAGCATCCCTGTCAACACGCGGTACCTGAACCTGCAGGAGAACGGTATCCAG GTGATCCGGACAGACACGTTCAAGCACCTGCGGCACCTGGAGATCCTGCAGCTGAGCAAGAACCTGGTGCGCAAGATCGAAGTGGGCGCCTTCAACGGGCTGCCCAGCCTCAACACCCTGGAGCTGTTCGACAACCGGCTGACCACGGTGCCCACGCAGGCCTTCGAGTACCTGTCCAAGCTGCGTGAGCTCTGGCTGCGCAACAACCCCATCGAGAGCATCCCCTCGTACGCCTTCAACCGCGTGCCCTCCCTGCGCCGCCTCGACCTGGGCGAGCTCAAGCGGCTGGAGTACATCTCGGAGGCGGCCTTCGAGGGCCTGGTCAACCTGCGCTACCTCAACCTGGGCATGTGCAACCTCAAGGACATCCCCAACCTGACGGCCCTGGTGCGCCTGGAGGAGCTCGAGCTGTCCGGCAACCGGCTGGACCTGATCCGCCCGGGCTCCTTCCAGGGCCTCACGAGCCTGCGCAAGCTGTGGCTCATGCACGCCCAGGTGGCCACCATCGAGCGCAACGCCTTCGACGACCTCAAGTCGCTGGAGGAGCTCAACCTGTCCCACAACAACCTGATGTCGCTGCCCCACGACCTCTTCACGCCCCTGCACCGCCTGGAGCGCGTCCACCTCAACCATAACCCGTGGCACTGCAACTGCGACGTGCTGTGGCTGAGCTGGTGGCTCAAGGAGACAGTGCCCAGTAACACGACGTGCTGCGCCCGCTGCCACGCGCCCGCCGGCCTCAAGGGGCGCTACATCGGCGAGCTGGACCAGTCGCACTTCACCTGCTACGCGCCGGTCATCGTGGAGCCGCCCACGGACCTCAATGTCACTGAGGGCATGGCCGCCGAGCTCAAGTGTCGCACGGGCACCTCCATGACATCCGTCAACTGGCTGACGCCCAACGGCACCCTCATGACGCACGGCTCTTACCGCGTGCGCATCTCCGTCTTGCACGACGGCACGCTCAACTTCACCAACGTCACTGTGCAGGACACGGGCCAGTACACGTGCATGGTGACGAACTCGGCCGGCAACACCACGGCCTCCGCCACGCTCAACGTCTCGGCCGTGGACCCCGTGGcagccggcggcggcggcggcggggg CCACCTGGCCCTGCCCGCCCTGGAGCGCGACCACCTGAACCACCACCACTACGTGACGGCAGCCTTCAAGGCGCACTATGGCAGCAGCCCCAGCGGCGGGGGCTGCGGCCAGGGCCCCCCGGGGCTCAACTCCATCCACGAACCTCTGCTCTTCAAGAGTGGCTCCAAGGAGAATGTGCAAGAGACGCAGATCTGA
- the ASPDH gene encoding putative L-aspartate dehydrogenase isoform X1, with product MASDGVPRKVGVVGYGRLGQSLVSHLLTQGPELGLELVFVWNRDPGRMAGSVPPSLQLQNLAALRERHPDLVVEVAHPQIIQKSGAQILRYANLLVGSPSALADQATEQRLLEASRRWDHAVFVARGALWGTEDITRLDAAGGLQSLRVTMATHPDGFRLEGPLAAVLSTGHRTVLYEGPVRGLCPFAPRNSNTMAAAALAAPSLGFDRVVGVLVADLSLTDRHVVDVELSGPPGPTGRSFAVHTHRENPAEPGAVTGSATVTAFWRSLLGCCQLPSRPGIHLC from the exons ATGGCTTCTGACGGGGTCCCAAGGAAGGTCGGGGTGGTGGGGTACGGCCGCCTTG gacagTCCCTAGTTTCTCACCTGCTGACTCAGGGACCAGAACTGGGCCTCGAACTTGTTTTTGTCTGGAATCGTGACCCAGGACGGATGGCGGGGAGCGTGCCCCCCTCCCTGCAGCTCCAGAACCTCGCTGCCCTCAGGGAGAG gcaCCCCGACCTTGTAGTGGAAGTGGCCCATCCCCAAATAATCCAGAAATCGGGGGCACAAATCCTGCGCTACGCCAATCTCCTG GTGGGGTCTCCGTCAGCCCTAGCGGACCAGGCCACAGAGCAGCGGCTCCTGGAGGCCTCCCGTCGCTGGGACCACGCGGTGTTTGTGGCCCGGGGTGCCCTGTGGGGCACGGAGGACATCACCAGATTGGACGCGGCTGGGGGCCTCCAG AGTCTTCGTGTCACCATGGCCACGCACCCCGATGGCTTCCGGCTTGAGGGACCGCTGGCTGCAGTGCTCAGCACTGGGCATCGCACTGTGCTCTATGAAGGGCCTGTCCGCGGGCTCTGCCCCTTTGCTCCCCGCAACTCCAATACCATGGCGGCCGCTGCCCTGGCTGCCCCCAGCCTGGGCTTTGACCGCGTGGTTGGAGTGCTTGTGGCTGACCTCAG CCTCACAGACAGGCATGTGGTGGACGTGGAGCTGAGCGGCCCCCCGGGCCCCACAGGACGAAGCTTCGCTGTGCACACCCACAGGGAGAACCCCGCAGAGCCAGGAGCCGTCACGGGCTCAGCCACTGTTACCGCCTTCTGGCGCAGCCTCCTCG GCTGCTGCCAACTCCCTTCCAGGCCAGGGATCCATCTCTGCTGA